The following are encoded in a window of Paenibacillus polymyxa genomic DNA:
- a CDS encoding glutamate synthase subunit beta, which produces MSTPTGFMEYTRQLPTDRDPAERIKDWEEFHKHMSEEELRTQGARCMDCGTPYCHTGMDIMGATLGCPVHNLIPEWNNLVYRGLWKEALERLHKTNNFPEFTGRVCPAPCEGSCTVGLIGQSVTIKTIEEAIIEKGFEEGWVVPNPPEKRTGKRVAVVGSGPAGLAAAAQLNKAGHSVTVYERADRVGGLLMYGIPSMKLDKKVVQRRVDLLEAEGIQFITNTEIGKDIPTDQLIAEYDAVVLCGGSTKPREFNIEGSDLKGVHYAMDYLNGTIKSYLDSNLEDGNYLSSQGKDVIVIGGGDTGSDCVATSLRHGCRSVTQFGTHTKAPMERDPIANPWPQFPNVYSLDYAQEEAKALFGEDPREFSIMTTKFVGDENGNLKELHTIQIQRIVDETGRKIYQPIPGTERVFPAQIALIAIGFDGPEQTIVEQIGLETDRRSNVKARYGKYVTNVDKVFAAGDMRRGQSLVVWAINEGREAAREVDKYLMGATVLV; this is translated from the coding sequence ATGTCTACACCAACTGGATTTATGGAATACACACGACAGCTTCCTACAGACCGGGACCCGGCAGAGCGTATAAAGGATTGGGAAGAATTCCATAAGCATATGTCTGAAGAAGAGCTGCGTACCCAAGGGGCGCGTTGTATGGACTGCGGAACTCCTTATTGTCATACGGGGATGGATATCATGGGAGCAACTTTAGGCTGCCCGGTTCATAATCTCATTCCGGAATGGAACAATCTCGTATACCGTGGTTTGTGGAAGGAAGCGCTAGAGCGGCTGCACAAAACAAATAACTTCCCGGAATTTACAGGTCGTGTCTGTCCTGCGCCATGTGAAGGTTCGTGTACAGTCGGCCTGATCGGACAGTCTGTTACAATTAAAACCATTGAGGAAGCTATTATCGAAAAGGGTTTTGAGGAAGGCTGGGTTGTCCCTAATCCGCCAGAAAAGCGTACAGGCAAACGAGTGGCTGTTGTCGGTTCGGGTCCGGCAGGTTTGGCTGCGGCTGCACAGCTTAACAAAGCAGGGCACAGCGTGACTGTGTATGAGCGTGCAGATCGTGTGGGTGGATTATTGATGTATGGCATACCGTCCATGAAATTGGATAAGAAGGTTGTTCAGCGGCGTGTGGATTTGCTGGAGGCTGAAGGTATTCAATTCATCACAAATACGGAAATTGGCAAAGATATCCCTACCGATCAGTTGATTGCTGAATATGATGCTGTTGTCCTATGCGGTGGTTCTACGAAGCCAAGAGAATTCAACATTGAAGGTAGCGATTTAAAGGGTGTTCATTATGCGATGGATTATCTGAATGGTACCATCAAAAGTTACTTGGACTCCAATCTGGAAGATGGCAACTATTTGTCTTCCCAAGGTAAGGACGTTATTGTAATCGGTGGCGGTGATACGGGTTCGGACTGTGTAGCTACTTCTTTGCGTCATGGATGTCGGAGTGTCACTCAATTTGGCACACACACCAAAGCGCCTATGGAGCGTGACCCGATTGCCAATCCTTGGCCGCAATTTCCAAACGTGTATTCTCTCGATTATGCACAGGAAGAAGCTAAGGCGTTGTTCGGAGAAGATCCACGTGAGTTCTCCATCATGACGACCAAATTTGTAGGTGATGAGAACGGTAATCTGAAAGAGCTACACACCATTCAAATTCAACGGATTGTTGATGAAACTGGGCGCAAAATCTATCAACCGATTCCAGGTACGGAGCGCGTATTCCCTGCACAAATCGCTCTTATTGCCATTGGATTTGATGGTCCTGAGCAAACGATTGTAGAGCAAATTGGTTTGGAGACGGACCGTCGTTCCAACGTTAAAGCACGTTATGGAAAATATGTTACTAATGTGGATAAGGTTTTTGCTGCAGGTGATATGCGTCGCGGACAAAGTCTTGTCGTGTGGGCTATTAATGAAGGTCGAGAAGCTGCACGAGAAGTTGATAAATACCTCATGGGCGCTACCGTTTTGGTGTAA
- a CDS encoding dihydrofolate reductase codes for MGISMIWAMAQNGVIGRDNKLPWRLPRDMAFFKEQTINKTVLMGRKTWESFGGKSLPNRRNVVLTRDQRYRVEGAEVIHSLEEGLQLAKQEELMVIGGAEIYALFWPHADRLIVTRIEETFEGDTTFPELDWNGWNIVSETPGIKDDRNPYEYRFVVYEKTE; via the coding sequence ATGGGCATTTCAATGATATGGGCTATGGCACAAAATGGTGTGATTGGCCGGGATAACAAACTTCCCTGGCGCCTCCCTAGAGACATGGCCTTTTTCAAAGAGCAGACGATTAATAAAACGGTACTCATGGGGCGCAAGACGTGGGAATCCTTTGGAGGAAAAAGCCTGCCAAACCGACGTAACGTCGTCTTGACTCGAGATCAGCGCTATCGGGTGGAAGGTGCGGAAGTGATTCATTCACTGGAAGAAGGGCTCCAATTAGCAAAACAGGAGGAGCTAATGGTCATTGGAGGAGCAGAAATTTATGCACTGTTTTGGCCACATGCCGATCGGCTGATTGTGACTCGGATTGAGGAGACTTTTGAAGGTGATACAACGTTCCCCGAGCTGGATTGGAACGGTTGGAATATAGTTAGTGAGACTCCGGGTATCAAGGATGACAGAAATCCATATGAGTACCGTTTTGTTGTTTACGAGAAAACAGAATAA
- the thyA gene encoding thymidylate synthase: protein MRNYLELLEDILENGVKKEDRTGTGTLSVFGRQLRFDLAKGFPLVTTKRVHLKSVIHELLWFLRGDTNISYLKENGVTIWDEWADEQGNLGPVYGSQWRSWETTDGQHIDQIANVIEAIKNNPDSRRHIVSAWNVAEIESMKLPPCHFVFQFYVAGGKLSCMLTMRSVDTFLGLPFNIASYALLTHMVAQQCGLEPGEFIWSGGDVHIYSNHMQQVHTQLERDPYPLPQLKILRKPDSIFDYTYDDFAFENYEYHPGIKAPVAI from the coding sequence GTGCGCAACTATTTGGAACTGCTGGAGGATATTTTAGAGAATGGAGTAAAAAAAGAGGATCGTACAGGAACGGGGACACTATCTGTTTTCGGAAGACAACTCCGTTTTGATCTGGCCAAGGGCTTTCCCTTGGTGACCACCAAAAGAGTTCATTTGAAATCCGTTATTCATGAGCTGTTATGGTTTTTGCGGGGAGATACCAACATTTCTTATCTCAAGGAGAACGGAGTTACCATTTGGGATGAGTGGGCGGACGAGCAGGGGAATCTGGGGCCTGTATATGGATCGCAATGGCGCTCGTGGGAAACAACAGACGGGCAACATATTGATCAAATTGCGAATGTCATAGAGGCTATTAAAAACAATCCGGACTCACGTCGACACATCGTCAGTGCTTGGAATGTGGCAGAAATCGAATCCATGAAGTTGCCGCCATGTCACTTTGTATTTCAGTTCTATGTAGCTGGAGGAAAGCTTTCCTGTATGCTAACAATGCGTTCTGTGGATACCTTTCTAGGGCTGCCGTTCAATATCGCGAGTTATGCATTGCTTACGCATATGGTTGCACAGCAGTGTGGTTTGGAGCCCGGCGAATTTATTTGGTCAGGTGGCGATGTGCATATTTATTCAAATCATATGCAACAAGTGCATACACAGCTGGAACGTGATCCTTATCCGTTGCCTCAGTTAAAAATTCTGCGCAAACCGGATTCGATTTTTGATTATACCTATGACGATTTTGCTTTTGAAAATTACGAGTATCATCCAGGGATTAAGGCGCCTGTCGCCATCTGA
- the lpdA gene encoding dihydrolipoyl dehydrogenase, producing the protein MVVGDASLDIDTLVIGAGPGGYVAAIRAAQLGQSVLIVDKSELGGVCLNRGCIPSKALISAAHQYEAAKHGESFGITAENVKVDFAKTQEFKNGVVKKMTGGVSGLLKGNKVEVFNGECMFINENEARVFNEHESPRYRFKNAIIATGSRPIELKPFPFGGRILSSTEALNLPEIPKSLIVIGGGYIGAELGQMYSKFGSKVTIIEGMDTVLPGFDKDMTSIVAKSMKKTGIEIFTGAKAESAEQTDKDVTVKFSVNGESKEVTADYLLVTVGRRPNTDGELGLDLIGVELDERGMVKVDHQGRTSIPHIFAIGDIVAGLALAHKASYEGKVAAEAIAGEPSVVDYKCMPAVVFTDPECSSVGYTETEAKEKGYNVKVGKFSYGANGRAVSLNAAEGFVKIVADADTGLVLGTQIVGLEASNLIAELGLAIEMGATLEDISLTIHAHPTLGEIVMEAAEVVLGHPIHALAPRR; encoded by the coding sequence ATGGTAGTAGGAGACGCTTCTCTGGATATTGACACATTGGTTATCGGTGCGGGTCCTGGCGGCTATGTAGCTGCCATCCGTGCCGCACAATTGGGACAAAGCGTATTGATCGTAGACAAATCTGAGCTGGGCGGTGTCTGTCTGAACCGTGGATGTATTCCATCCAAAGCTTTGATCTCTGCAGCTCACCAATACGAAGCAGCTAAACATGGCGAGTCCTTCGGTATTACAGCTGAAAATGTAAAAGTAGACTTTGCTAAAACACAAGAATTCAAAAACGGCGTTGTTAAAAAAATGACAGGCGGCGTAAGCGGCTTGCTCAAAGGCAACAAAGTTGAAGTTTTCAATGGCGAGTGCATGTTCATCAACGAAAACGAAGCGCGTGTATTCAACGAACATGAATCACCACGTTACCGTTTTAAAAATGCAATTATCGCAACAGGTTCCCGTCCAATCGAACTGAAACCATTCCCATTTGGCGGACGCATTCTGTCTTCTACAGAAGCATTGAACCTGCCTGAAATTCCAAAAAGCCTGATCGTAATCGGTGGTGGATACATTGGTGCAGAGCTTGGACAAATGTACTCCAAATTCGGTTCCAAAGTAACGATCATTGAAGGTATGGATACAGTGCTTCCTGGTTTCGACAAAGATATGACTTCGATCGTTGCGAAAAGCATGAAGAAAACTGGTATCGAAATCTTCACTGGTGCTAAAGCGGAAAGTGCAGAGCAAACAGATAAAGACGTAACGGTGAAATTCTCCGTTAACGGCGAAAGTAAAGAAGTAACTGCTGATTATCTGCTTGTAACTGTTGGACGTCGTCCAAACACAGACGGTGAACTGGGTCTGGATCTGATCGGCGTAGAACTGGATGAGCGCGGAATGGTGAAAGTTGATCACCAAGGACGTACTAGCATTCCTCACATCTTTGCAATCGGCGATATCGTAGCTGGTCTTGCTCTGGCACACAAAGCTTCTTACGAAGGTAAAGTGGCTGCTGAAGCAATCGCAGGCGAGCCGTCTGTAGTAGATTACAAATGTATGCCAGCTGTCGTTTTCACAGATCCAGAATGCTCCAGCGTAGGCTACACAGAGACAGAAGCCAAAGAAAAAGGCTACAATGTCAAAGTTGGCAAGTTCTCTTATGGAGCAAACGGTCGTGCGGTTTCCCTGAACGCTGCTGAAGGTTTTGTGAAAATCGTAGCTGACGCTGACACAGGTCTGGTACTGGGTACGCAAATCGTAGGTCTGGAAGCTTCCAACCTTATTGCTGAGCTGGGTCTGGCGATTGAAATGGGTGCTACACTCGAAGATATCTCCTTGACTATTCATGCTCACCCTACATTGGGCGAAATCGTTATGGAAGCAGCGGAAGTCGTGCTGGGTCATCCGATCCATGCATTGGCACCACGTCGCTAA
- a CDS encoding 2-oxo acid dehydrogenase subunit E2 yields the protein MAKFEYKFPELGEGLHEGEIIKMHIKPGDKVTDEDIIMEVQNDKAVVEVPCPVNGTVQEVFAKDGDIFNVGQVVAVIDAEGELPEQEEAPEAPAASPEPSAAAQSGAAGTARFEYKFPELGEGLHEGEIIKMHIKPGDKVTDEDIIMEVQNDKAVVEVPCPVNGTVQEVFAKDGDIFNVGQVVAVIAAEGELPEQEEAPAAAKQEQDAAQGGANTKPAATPAASNKDVLATPSVRKFAREQGVNIAQVSGSGKNGKITKEDVEAFKNGGGQAATPVAKEAAKAQEPAKKEAKAAAASAPAADPRAEEERVPFKGIRKAISNAMVKSAYTAPHVTIMDEVDVTELVAFRTRIKPIAEKKGTKVTYLPFIVKALVAASRQFPALNATIDEEANEIVYKKYYNIGIATDTDNGLIVPVIKDADRKSIWMIADSIRDLAVRGRDGKLAANEMRGSTISITNIGSAGGMFFTPIINFPEVAILGTGRISEKAVVKNGEIVAAPVMALSLSFDHRIIDGATAQNFMNYIKQLLANPELLVMEV from the coding sequence GTGGCTAAATTTGAATATAAATTCCCGGAGCTAGGTGAAGGTCTTCACGAAGGCGAAATCATCAAGATGCACATCAAGCCCGGCGACAAAGTAACAGATGAAGATATCATCATGGAAGTACAAAACGATAAGGCTGTAGTTGAAGTTCCTTGTCCGGTTAATGGTACAGTACAAGAAGTATTTGCCAAAGACGGTGACATCTTTAACGTAGGTCAAGTCGTAGCTGTAATTGATGCAGAAGGTGAACTTCCTGAACAAGAAGAAGCACCAGAAGCACCAGCTGCTAGCCCTGAGCCAAGTGCTGCTGCACAAAGCGGAGCTGCAGGTACAGCTAGATTTGAATATAAATTCCCAGAGCTGGGTGAAGGTCTTCACGAAGGCGAAATCATCAAGATGCACATCAAGCCCGGCGACAAAGTAACAGATGAAGATATCATCATGGAAGTACAAAACGATAAGGCTGTAGTTGAAGTTCCTTGTCCGGTTAATGGTACAGTACAAGAAGTATTTGCCAAAGACGGTGACATCTTTAACGTAGGTCAAGTCGTAGCTGTAATCGCTGCAGAGGGTGAACTTCCTGAACAAGAAGAAGCACCAGCTGCTGCTAAACAAGAACAGGATGCTGCACAAGGCGGAGCTAACACTAAACCAGCTGCAACTCCTGCTGCTTCTAACAAAGATGTATTAGCTACACCTAGCGTCCGCAAATTTGCTCGTGAGCAAGGTGTAAACATCGCTCAAGTGAGTGGCTCCGGCAAAAATGGTAAAATCACCAAAGAAGATGTAGAAGCTTTCAAAAATGGTGGAGGCCAAGCGGCTACACCAGTAGCGAAAGAAGCTGCAAAAGCACAAGAGCCTGCTAAGAAAGAAGCGAAAGCTGCAGCAGCATCCGCACCAGCAGCAGATCCACGTGCTGAGGAAGAGCGCGTACCATTTAAAGGTATCCGCAAGGCTATTTCCAATGCTATGGTTAAATCGGCTTATACGGCTCCGCACGTTACGATTATGGATGAAGTAGATGTAACTGAACTGGTTGCTTTCCGTACTCGTATCAAACCAATTGCTGAGAAGAAAGGCACAAAAGTAACATACCTGCCATTCATCGTAAAAGCTTTGGTTGCTGCTTCTCGTCAATTCCCGGCTCTGAATGCCACAATCGACGAAGAAGCAAACGAAATTGTCTACAAAAAATACTACAACATCGGTATCGCTACAGATACAGACAACGGCTTGATCGTTCCTGTTATCAAAGATGCTGATCGTAAGAGTATCTGGATGATTGCTGATTCCATTCGTGATCTAGCTGTGCGCGGTCGTGATGGAAAATTGGCTGCGAACGAAATGAGAGGAAGTACAATTTCCATCACTAACATCGGTTCTGCAGGCGGTATGTTCTTTACTCCAATCATTAACTTCCCTGAAGTTGCGATTTTGGGTACTGGCCGCATCAGTGAAAAAGCAGTCGTGAAAAACGGTGAAATTGTAGCCGCTCCAGTAATGGCTCTTTCCTTGAGCTTTGACCACCGTATTATTGACGGTGCAACTGCTCAAAACTTCATGAACTATATCAAACAGCTGCTCGCTAACCCTGAGCTGCTTGTTATGGAGGTGTAA
- a CDS encoding alpha-ketoacid dehydrogenase subunit beta gives MAQMNMKEAIRDALRVELKRDPNVLLFGEDVGHVGGVFRATEGLQKEFGEERVFDTPLAESAIGGLAVGLGIQGFRPVAEIQFVGFIFEALDQMAIQASRMRYRSGGRYNSPIVFRTPFGGGVKAAELHTDSLEGLLAQTPGIKVVVPSNPYDAKGLMIASIRDNDPVFFMEHLNLYHAFRAEVPENDYTVELGKANVVREGSDVTIITYGMMVHTSVKAADELEKTKGIKVEIIDLRTISPIDIDTVVASIQKTNRAIVVQEAQKSSGVAAEVIAQINEKAILHLEAPVLRVAGPDTVYPFAQIEDTWLPTPTRIIDAVNKVLEF, from the coding sequence ATGGCACAAATGAACATGAAAGAAGCGATTCGTGACGCACTGCGCGTAGAGTTGAAACGCGACCCTAACGTCCTGCTTTTCGGTGAAGACGTAGGTCATGTAGGTGGCGTATTCCGCGCTACAGAAGGTCTGCAAAAAGAATTTGGCGAAGAACGTGTATTCGATACTCCGCTGGCGGAATCCGCAATCGGAGGTCTTGCTGTGGGTCTGGGTATCCAAGGCTTCCGCCCTGTAGCTGAAATCCAGTTCGTAGGCTTTATCTTTGAAGCACTCGATCAAATGGCAATTCAAGCATCCCGTATGCGCTACCGTTCCGGTGGACGTTACAATTCTCCAATCGTATTCCGTACACCTTTTGGTGGCGGTGTTAAGGCAGCCGAGCTGCATACAGATTCCTTGGAAGGTCTTCTGGCTCAAACACCTGGTATCAAGGTTGTTGTTCCTTCCAACCCTTACGATGCAAAAGGTCTTATGATCGCGTCTATTCGCGACAATGATCCAGTATTTTTCATGGAGCATTTGAACTTGTATCATGCATTCCGCGCTGAAGTTCCTGAGAATGATTACACAGTTGAACTGGGCAAAGCTAACGTAGTTCGTGAAGGTTCCGATGTGACGATCATTACTTACGGTATGATGGTGCACACTTCGGTTAAAGCTGCTGATGAGCTGGAAAAAACAAAAGGTATCAAAGTGGAAATCATTGATTTGCGTACCATTAGTCCGATTGACATTGATACCGTTGTTGCTTCTATTCAAAAGACCAACCGAGCTATCGTGGTTCAAGAAGCGCAAAAGAGCTCCGGTGTAGCTGCTGAAGTTATTGCACAAATTAACGAAAAAGCAATCCTGCATCTGGAAGCACCTGTTCTGCGTGTAGCAGGCCCGGATACCGTTTATCCTTTTGCTCAAATTGAAGATACTTGGTTGCCAACGCCAACACGTATCATTGATGCGGTTAATAAAGTATTGGAATTTTAA
- the pdhA gene encoding pyruvate dehydrogenase (acetyl-transferring) E1 component subunit alpha, with amino-acid sequence MSKVPYEVYTEEVEALSVLSPDGEIINKDMLPKLTDDQLKEIMYRMVFTRTWDDRAVNLGRQGRLGFYAPVSGQEATMIGSEYALQKEDFIAPGYRDIPQIVWHGLPLYQAFLYSRGHQHGGQVPDGVNVLMPQIIIGAQILHAMGIAMGYKLKKQKQVAITYTGDGGSSEGDFYEGLNYAGVYKLPVIFFVQNNGYAITTPFSKQTAALSIAHKAVAAGIKGVKIDGMDVLAVIKAVQEAAERGRNGEGATLIEAVTYRFRPHSLSDDATKYRSKEEEGEWNAKDPIARFAKYLEKKGLWTEEDTARVKEEAKAKVNEEIKKAEKTEKMTIPGLIDSMFETTPKHLEEQKADFK; translated from the coding sequence ATGAGCAAGGTTCCTTATGAAGTTTACACAGAGGAAGTTGAGGCGCTGTCCGTACTTTCTCCGGATGGTGAAATTATCAATAAAGATATGTTGCCTAAACTTACAGATGATCAATTGAAAGAAATTATGTATCGAATGGTATTTACACGTACTTGGGATGACCGCGCCGTTAACTTAGGTCGTCAAGGACGTCTCGGTTTCTACGCTCCGGTATCCGGACAAGAAGCAACCATGATTGGTAGCGAATATGCGCTCCAAAAAGAAGACTTTATTGCTCCAGGCTACCGCGATATTCCGCAAATCGTTTGGCATGGCCTGCCATTATACCAAGCTTTCTTGTATTCCCGTGGTCATCAACACGGCGGCCAAGTGCCGGACGGTGTTAATGTACTGATGCCGCAAATCATCATTGGCGCGCAAATTTTGCATGCTATGGGTATTGCTATGGGTTACAAACTGAAAAAGCAAAAACAAGTCGCCATTACATATACAGGTGACGGCGGTTCTTCCGAAGGTGATTTCTACGAAGGCCTGAACTATGCTGGTGTATACAAGTTGCCAGTTATTTTCTTTGTGCAAAACAATGGTTACGCGATCACGACTCCATTTTCAAAACAAACGGCTGCTCTTTCGATTGCTCATAAAGCAGTAGCTGCTGGTATTAAAGGCGTGAAAATTGATGGCATGGACGTGCTTGCAGTTATTAAAGCCGTTCAAGAAGCTGCAGAGCGTGGACGTAATGGTGAAGGTGCTACTTTGATTGAAGCCGTAACGTACCGTTTCCGTCCGCATTCCCTTTCTGATGATGCAACAAAATATCGTTCTAAAGAAGAAGAAGGCGAATGGAATGCGAAAGATCCAATTGCCCGCTTTGCGAAATACCTTGAGAAAAAAGGCCTTTGGACTGAAGAAGATACAGCTCGCGTAAAAGAAGAAGCTAAGGCAAAAGTGAACGAAGAGATCAAAAAAGCCGAGAAAACAGAGAAAATGACAATTCCTGGCCTGATCGATAGCATGTTCGAAACAACGCCTAAGCACTTGGAAGAACAAAAAGCTGATTTTAAATAA
- a CDS encoding alpha/beta hydrolase, translating into MTDSRYLKRTILKDEVNSRFLSETRTLRIYLPPGYNEILSYPVVYCQDGEEFFNFGRIATHANRLILDEGVEPFIIVGVEVNTKIRTQEYAPFGNRFEAYTTCFAEEIIPYVEQKYPIRKDAASRILAGDSLGGSVSLHLALMYPQLFNRIISLSGAYYEASQEIIAREKDLSHLRVWMTVGLQEDAFESDTGIYNFVELNRQCADLLRERNAEVSYREKDGKHLWGFWQNELPDALMYFLDRA; encoded by the coding sequence ATGACGGATTCTCGGTATTTAAAACGAACCATCCTTAAAGACGAAGTAAACAGCCGCTTTCTTAGCGAGACCAGAACTCTCCGGATATATTTGCCGCCCGGCTATAATGAAATATTGAGCTACCCGGTCGTATACTGTCAGGACGGAGAAGAATTTTTCAATTTTGGCCGCATTGCAACTCACGCCAACCGCCTCATTCTAGATGAGGGCGTCGAACCCTTCATTATTGTAGGTGTGGAAGTGAATACCAAAATCAGAACTCAGGAGTACGCTCCCTTTGGCAATCGTTTTGAGGCGTATACCACCTGTTTTGCAGAAGAGATTATTCCCTATGTGGAGCAAAAGTATCCTATAAGAAAAGATGCAGCGTCCCGCATTTTGGCGGGGGATTCACTGGGAGGCAGTGTGTCTCTGCATTTGGCTTTGATGTATCCTCAGCTGTTCAACCGCATTATCAGCCTCTCAGGTGCTTACTATGAAGCTTCGCAGGAAATCATCGCCCGTGAGAAAGATCTGTCTCATTTGCGGGTGTGGATGACGGTTGGCCTTCAGGAAGATGCATTTGAGAGTGATACTGGCATTTACAACTTTGTAGAACTTAACCGTCAATGTGCAGATTTGCTGCGCGAACGGAACGCTGAAGTTTCTTACCGTGAAAAGGATGGCAAACATTTGTGGGGCTTTTGGCAAAACGAGTTGCCTGACGCGCTAATGTATTTTTTGGATCGCGCCTGA
- a CDS encoding low molecular weight protein-tyrosine-phosphatase, producing MINVLFVCLGNICRSPMGEAILRHKAQERGLGEEIGVDSAGTGDWHIGNPPHEGTLKQLKLHGISEQGIQARQITGRDFDAFDYIVCMDDSNERNMRKIAGGAEADILKFMDLLPQEKLREVPDPYFTGNFEETYRLMDAGCDALLDKIVEEKL from the coding sequence ATGATTAACGTTTTGTTTGTGTGTTTGGGCAATATTTGCCGCTCTCCGATGGGGGAGGCAATACTGAGACATAAAGCACAGGAACGGGGATTGGGCGAAGAAATCGGGGTGGACTCGGCCGGGACAGGCGACTGGCACATCGGAAATCCCCCGCATGAGGGAACATTAAAGCAACTTAAACTGCATGGAATCAGCGAACAAGGCATACAGGCGCGGCAAATAACGGGCCGTGATTTTGATGCGTTTGATTATATTGTGTGCATGGATGACTCTAATGAACGAAACATGCGAAAGATTGCAGGTGGAGCGGAGGCTGATATTCTAAAATTTATGGATTTGCTTCCTCAAGAAAAATTAAGAGAAGTACCCGATCCATATTTTACAGGGAATTTTGAAGAGACCTATCGATTAATGGACGCAGGCTGCGACGCCTTGCTGGACAAGATCGTAGAAGAAAAGCTATAA
- a CDS encoding thiamine diphosphokinase, protein MTKKRAIVFSGGRLNEEDLHQIQPDDFIIGADKGALFLIEHGITPHISVGDFDSITPEEKEKVESASQRMIACDPVLKDLTDTELALEIAMDERADHVLLLGVTGTRMDHTLANVQILVRAMQHHISCAIMDAHNYIELTGSTLEIQPMGYTYTSLLPMTAEVTGIQLEGFMYPLHNATLKMGQSRAVSNKLTAPKGTISIKSGLLLVIQSKD, encoded by the coding sequence ATGACAAAAAAACGAGCGATTGTATTTTCAGGCGGTCGTCTTAATGAAGAAGATTTACATCAAATACAACCCGATGATTTTATTATAGGTGCAGATAAAGGTGCACTTTTCCTGATCGAGCACGGTATTACACCACATATCTCTGTAGGAGATTTTGATTCGATCACACCAGAGGAAAAAGAAAAGGTAGAATCAGCAAGCCAACGTATGATTGCGTGCGATCCAGTACTTAAAGACTTAACAGATACTGAGCTTGCTTTGGAAATCGCTATGGACGAACGGGCAGATCATGTACTGCTGCTTGGTGTGACTGGCACCCGGATGGACCACACATTGGCTAATGTTCAAATATTGGTACGTGCAATGCAGCATCATATTAGTTGCGCTATTATGGACGCACATAATTATATTGAGCTCACCGGATCAACGCTTGAGATCCAGCCTATGGGTTATACATATACATCGCTGCTTCCTATGACTGCCGAAGTAACAGGCATACAACTGGAAGGATTTATGTATCCGCTACATAATGCCACCCTCAAAATGGGACAATCACGTGCTGTCAGTAATAAGCTAACGGCTCCAAAAGGTACGATTTCCATCAAAAGTGGTCTACTACTCGTTATTCAAAGCAAGGATTAA
- a CDS encoding C40 family peptidase, whose translation MNMQKIIKKVIIAGVAATIGFGTFAIEGTNTAQAATTTSVGQKVINYGEKYMGTPYKFGASTSTTRNFDCSSFMKHIFKKYGVNLPRTSVQQSKVGHAVSKSNLKKGDLVFFSSGSRATGRNITHVAVYMGGGKILHTYGGPGVTISDLNSSNWKRTYIKARRVL comes from the coding sequence ATGAATATGCAGAAAATCATAAAAAAGGTAATTATCGCAGGAGTCGCAGCCACTATCGGCTTTGGTACTTTTGCAATTGAGGGAACAAATACGGCACAGGCTGCCACTACTACTTCTGTTGGCCAAAAAGTAATTAACTACGGTGAAAAATATATGGGCACTCCCTATAAGTTTGGAGCTTCCACAAGCACGACGCGCAATTTTGACTGTTCTTCTTTCATGAAGCACATATTCAAGAAATACGGAGTGAATTTGCCGCGTACTTCTGTTCAACAGTCCAAAGTTGGACATGCTGTATCCAAGTCCAATTTGAAAAAAGGGGACTTAGTGTTCTTTTCAAGCGGTAGCCGTGCCACGGGTCGCAACATTACCCACGTAGCAGTCTATATGGGCGGGGGTAAAATTCTACACACTTACGGCGGACCTGGCGTGACTATCTCCGATTTGAACTCTAGCAACTGGAAAAGAACATACATTAAAGCACGCCGCGTGCTGTAG